In a single window of the uncultured Pseudodesulfovibrio sp. genome:
- a CDS encoding redox-sensing transcriptional repressor Rex — protein MKSEHIPKATIGRLAVYIQVLENLLRDGNEVISSERLARACSVNSSQIRKDLAYFGEFGVRGVGYYVQELITSIKQSLGIDRQWKCALIGVGNMGSALLRHHDFEKRGFKICAAFDCDPDKIGLEFEGMEIVCPTHLKEQAPELNLEIGIIATPPDRAQRAANHLVEANIRGIINFAPSRINVPKHIPVEYVDFFDHLYSIAFQITLGND, from the coding sequence ATGAAAAGCGAACACATCCCCAAAGCGACCATTGGACGGCTTGCCGTCTATATACAGGTCCTCGAGAATCTGCTGCGTGACGGCAACGAGGTTATCTCCTCGGAGCGTCTGGCCCGGGCCTGCTCGGTCAACTCGTCTCAGATCCGCAAGGATCTTGCCTATTTTGGTGAATTCGGCGTACGCGGCGTAGGCTACTACGTCCAGGAGCTGATCACTTCCATCAAGCAATCGTTAGGTATCGACAGACAATGGAAATGCGCCCTGATCGGCGTGGGCAACATGGGCAGCGCGCTGCTCAGGCACCACGACTTCGAGAAGCGCGGTTTCAAGATCTGCGCGGCCTTCGACTGTGACCCTGACAAAATCGGGCTTGAATTCGAGGGCATGGAGATCGTCTGTCCCACGCACCTCAAGGAACAGGCCCCGGAACTCAATCTGGAGATCGGCATCATCGCCACGCCGCCGGATCGCGCGCAGCGTGCCGCCAACCATCTGGTTGAAGCCAACATTCGAGGTATCATCAACTTCGCTCCGTCCCGGATCAATGTGCCCAAGCACATACCCGTGGAGTATGTTGATTTCTTCGATCACCTCTATTCCATCGCGTTCCAGATAACTCTCGGAAACGACTAA
- a CDS encoding ATP synthase F0 subunit C, with product MKIAKILFTTLAMVLVASVAFASEGADPVMSAKAYATAIGMGIAAGLCGIGQGMGVKGACEGIARNPEAGGQLSTTLILGLAFIESLAIYALVVNLILLFVV from the coding sequence ATGAAAATCGCTAAGATTCTGTTCACCACCCTGGCTATGGTTCTGGTTGCTTCCGTTGCTTTCGCTTCCGAAGGCGCCGACCCCGTCATGTCCGCCAAGGCTTACGCCACCGCCATCGGCATGGGCATCGCTGCCGGCCTGTGCGGCATCGGCCAGGGCATGGGCGTGAAGGGCGCCTGTGAAGGTATCGCCCGCAACCCCGAAGCCGGTGGCCAGCTGTCCACCACCCTGATCCTCGGCCTGGCCTTCATCGAGTCTCTGGCCATTTACGCCCTGGTCGTCAACCTGATCCTGCTCTTCGTCGTCTAG
- the atpB gene encoding F0F1 ATP synthase subunit A, producing MGFAGGLPHPLLYMDMLKGIGHWGAHVEQALGVDSINHVLYMWLVMAIILGLGLMVRSRLQLVPGGMQNVFETIIGGLEDFVVANLGEEGRQFMPLLITIFLFILGMNWIGLVPGCDAPTANINTPAAMAIIVFCFYQFVGIKKWGFGYIKHFMGPVGFLAPLMLILEPISHLARPLSLTLRLFGNIRGEEIVLILMFFLAPILGSLPMYFLFVLAKTIQAFIFFMLTMLYLQGAIEHAH from the coding sequence ATGGGTTTCGCAGGCGGATTGCCGCATCCTCTCTTGTACATGGACATGCTGAAAGGCATCGGTCACTGGGGCGCACACGTTGAACAGGCCCTGGGCGTGGACAGCATCAACCACGTCCTCTACATGTGGCTGGTCATGGCCATTATTCTGGGTCTGGGCCTGATGGTTCGCAGCCGCTTGCAGCTGGTTCCCGGCGGCATGCAGAACGTGTTCGAGACCATCATCGGCGGGCTGGAAGACTTCGTCGTCGCCAACCTGGGCGAAGAAGGCCGTCAGTTCATGCCTCTGCTTATCACTATTTTCCTCTTCATCCTCGGGATGAACTGGATCGGCCTGGTGCCCGGTTGTGACGCGCCCACCGCGAACATCAATACTCCGGCAGCCATGGCGATCATCGTTTTCTGTTTCTACCAGTTCGTGGGCATCAAGAAATGGGGTTTCGGATACATCAAGCACTTCATGGGCCCGGTCGGGTTCCTGGCTCCGCTGATGCTCATCCTCGAGCCCATCTCTCACCTCGCCCGTCCGCTCAGCCTGACGCTTCGTCTCTTCGGTAACATCCGCGGTGAGGAAATCGTCCTGATCCTGATGTTCTTCCTGGCACCGATCCTCGGTTCCCTGCCGATGTACTTCCTGTTCGTCCTGGCGAAGACCATTCAGGCATTCATCTTCTTCATGCTGACCATGCTGTACCTGCAGGGTGCCATCGAGCACGCTCACTAG
- a CDS encoding ATP synthase subunit I, producing the protein MNQRLERLLVRSGFTKPDVRIVVRNQIYVSLGTSLVIMLVTLYSRWSLAFLAGAVIALVNFWTLARVTQSLVYDQKRGPYLLFVIFMGKMTLSGLALWWLIGVERVPHWGLIAGLGTVVVNITATGLSQLGKK; encoded by the coding sequence ATGAACCAAAGGCTTGAGCGGCTGCTAGTTAGAAGCGGCTTCACCAAACCGGACGTACGCATCGTTGTCCGCAATCAGATCTATGTGTCGCTGGGGACCTCTCTAGTGATCATGCTGGTTACACTGTATTCCCGGTGGTCTTTGGCCTTTCTGGCGGGGGCGGTTATCGCCCTAGTCAACTTCTGGACGCTTGCCCGCGTGACCCAGTCGTTGGTGTACGACCAGAAGCGGGGACCATATCTACTGTTTGTCATATTCATGGGAAAAATGACTCTGAGCGGGCTGGCCCTCTGGTGGCTGATCGGAGTCGAACGGGTTCCCCACTGGGGGTTGATAGCAGGTCTGGGAACCGTGGTGGTCAACATCACGGCAACGGGTCTGAGTCAGTTGGGGAAGAAATAG
- a CDS encoding AtpZ/AtpI family protein yields MLFSKDDRVVQITQLGGTAGTMGLHIVSATVVGLTIGYFLDDYFGTKPWLLMIFFFLGIIAGFKMIFEDFRRLQRREEARKASSLKQDGEESAGQDEPKA; encoded by the coding sequence ATGCTCTTTTCAAAAGACGATCGAGTGGTTCAGATCACCCAACTGGGTGGCACCGCCGGAACGATGGGACTGCACATCGTGTCGGCCACCGTCGTCGGCCTGACAATCGGGTATTTCCTGGACGACTACTTCGGGACCAAACCTTGGTTGCTCATGATCTTCTTTTTTCTGGGGATCATCGCCGGGTTCAAGATGATTTTTGAGGATTTCCGACGTCTCCAGAGGCGTGAAGAGGCAAGAAAAGCTAGTTCTTTGAAACAGGACGGAGAAGAGAGTGCTGGGCAGGATGAACCAAAGGCTTGA
- a CDS encoding DUF3426 domain-containing protein, producing the protein MIVTCPNCETSYNLPDEKVPATGAKVKCSKCAHVFKVDPPQASPEEEFEALLEDDASGAGEKFDETFDDVAAGAAEAAAMAEEAAQGEPEPPASDPADEVVEEMSGADDLFDDAEEPEAEDAAPAKAEEEEDDLFAGMGDDDEESDDLFADEDGGGESDDLFAEAGDEDDGDLFEEDDEAETDDSQALFNGDNDEESDEDEPVSGLGGSLELDEAPETGSRKSLGCLVILLVLAVGIGAAIYFRVWTYMGVDVADMLKNVPFVGQMFMEETGGGEAAAPGESPAERVRKIELKNVKQYYVANEKVGNLFVVEGKAVNKFSKPKERIKVEVILYDAANNVLTSQSFLCGNVLSQFQLQVQTEKEITDGLASDVGILSNNTFIRPGASTPFMAVFFAPPEGVKEFMVKVVDVGDPQ; encoded by the coding sequence ATGATCGTCACCTGCCCGAATTGCGAGACCAGCTACAACCTGCCCGACGAGAAAGTTCCTGCCACCGGGGCCAAGGTCAAGTGCTCCAAGTGCGCGCACGTGTTCAAGGTCGATCCGCCTCAGGCCTCTCCCGAAGAGGAGTTTGAGGCGCTGCTCGAGGACGACGCCAGCGGCGCGGGCGAAAAGTTCGACGAGACCTTTGACGATGTAGCCGCCGGAGCCGCCGAGGCCGCGGCCATGGCCGAAGAGGCCGCACAGGGCGAGCCCGAACCCCCGGCGTCCGATCCGGCCGACGAGGTCGTGGAGGAGATGTCCGGCGCGGATGACCTGTTCGACGACGCCGAGGAGCCCGAGGCCGAAGACGCCGCTCCGGCCAAGGCCGAAGAGGAAGAAGACGATCTGTTCGCGGGCATGGGCGACGATGACGAGGAGTCCGACGACCTCTTTGCCGACGAGGACGGCGGCGGTGAATCCGACGACCTGTTCGCGGAAGCGGGCGACGAGGACGACGGCGATCTTTTTGAAGAGGATGACGAAGCCGAGACCGACGACTCCCAGGCCCTGTTCAACGGGGACAATGACGAGGAGTCCGACGAGGACGAGCCCGTGAGCGGGCTGGGCGGAAGCCTGGAACTCGACGAGGCGCCGGAAACCGGCAGTCGCAAGTCCCTGGGTTGTCTGGTCATCCTGCTGGTGCTCGCGGTGGGTATCGGCGCGGCCATTTACTTCAGGGTCTGGACCTACATGGGCGTTGACGTGGCCGACATGCTCAAGAACGTTCCCTTTGTGGGCCAGATGTTCATGGAAGAGACGGGCGGCGGCGAAGCGGCGGCCCCGGGCGAGTCCCCGGCCGAGCGCGTGCGCAAGATTGAACTCAAGAACGTCAAGCAGTACTACGTGGCCAACGAGAAGGTGGGCAACCTGTTCGTGGTCGAAGGCAAGGCGGTCAACAAGTTCTCCAAGCCCAAGGAGCGCATCAAGGTCGAGGTCATTCTGTACGACGCGGCCAACAATGTCCTGACCTCCCAGTCCTTCCTGTGCGGCAACGTGCTCTCCCAGTTCCAGCTCCAGGTGCAGACCGAAAAGGAGATCACCGACGGACTGGCCTCGGATGTGGGCATTCTGTCCAACAACACATTTATCCGGCCCGGCGCATCCACGCCGTTCATGGCCGTGTTCTTCGCACCGCCCGAAGGGGTCAAGGAGTTCATGGTCAAGGTGGTGGACGTGGGCGATCCGCAATAG
- the hpt gene encoding hypoxanthine phosphoribosyltransferase codes for MAHKLTPFITAEQIAKRNVELGAEITASYTGKTPLVCICVLKGAFLFFADIIRKIDREIEIDFVRLASYGSATSRSEDIVFSKDLEISIEGKDVLVIEDIVDTGHSMDFLLHVLRRRNPKSLKICALIDKHERREKAVTVDFAGFKLSDGFIVGYGLDYDERYRELGGIFELSNES; via the coding sequence ATGGCACATAAACTCACACCGTTCATCACCGCGGAGCAGATCGCCAAGAGAAACGTGGAACTCGGCGCCGAGATCACCGCGTCCTATACGGGCAAAACGCCCCTGGTCTGCATCTGCGTGCTCAAGGGCGCGTTCCTCTTCTTCGCCGACATCATCCGGAAAATCGACCGCGAGATCGAGATCGATTTCGTCAGGCTGGCCAGTTACGGTTCGGCCACGTCCCGGTCCGAGGACATCGTCTTTTCCAAGGATCTGGAAATTTCCATTGAGGGCAAGGACGTACTGGTCATCGAGGATATCGTCGATACCGGTCACTCCATGGACTTCCTGCTCCACGTGCTCAGGCGGAGAAATCCAAAGAGTTTGAAAATTTGTGCGCTTATTGATAAGCATGAGCGACGGGAAAAAGCCGTTACCGTCGATTTCGCCGGTTTCAAGCTGAGCGACGGATTCATCGTCGGCTATGGCCTGGACTATGACGAGCGGTACAGGGAATTGGGCGGAATCTTCGAGCTGTCCAACGAGTCTTAG
- a CDS encoding N-acetyltransferase — translation MIRKARIEDVKAIHGLLMLTDQHDGLVLPRSFSQLYSHLRDFLVVTDDDGKIIGCCALNIIWDNLAEIRSLVVTSTHRGKNLGRKLVEACLSEAVTLGIYKVYTLTEVPGFFEKVGFVQEEMDTLNQKIFLDCLNCPRFPDHCNEVAMIINL, via the coding sequence ATGATCCGCAAGGCACGCATAGAAGACGTCAAGGCAATCCACGGGCTGCTCATGCTTACCGACCAGCATGACGGCCTGGTTCTTCCCCGGTCGTTCAGCCAGTTGTACTCGCATCTGCGGGATTTTCTGGTGGTTACGGACGACGACGGCAAGATCATCGGCTGTTGCGCCCTGAACATCATCTGGGACAACCTGGCCGAGATACGCTCCCTGGTGGTCACCTCGACCCACCGGGGCAAGAACCTCGGGCGTAAGCTGGTCGAGGCCTGCCTGTCCGAGGCGGTCACCCTGGGCATCTACAAGGTCTATACCCTGACCGAGGTGCCGGGCTTCTTCGAGAAGGTCGGTTTCGTGCAGGAGGAGATGGACACCCTCAACCAGAAGATATTCCTGGACTGCCTCAACTGTCCCAGGTTCCCGGACCACTGTAACGAAGTGGCCATGATCATCAACTTGTAA
- a CDS encoding TlpA disulfide reductase family protein, translated as MKKMLLIIVLSLGLLALTACSGETGNDAKTGGAATASSHTAESTGEAFPYMGQAELDQYLEANAGKPTMLFFWATWCPSCKQQIPELETLQKNKGEQVNLVALSVDESKGALERYMAKHPMEVPVYWGNQDLARKFKVEAIPTLVIFDKTGKQIFSQAGVFPGSMLGAMVDKLNQ; from the coding sequence ATGAAGAAAATGTTGCTCATCATCGTTCTGTCCCTGGGGCTGCTGGCTCTGACCGCCTGCTCGGGCGAAACCGGAAACGACGCCAAGACGGGCGGAGCGGCCACGGCCTCCTCGCACACGGCGGAGTCTACCGGCGAAGCCTTCCCGTACATGGGCCAGGCCGAACTTGACCAATATCTCGAGGCGAACGCAGGCAAGCCCACCATGCTTTTCTTCTGGGCAACATGGTGTCCCTCCTGCAAGCAGCAGATTCCCGAACTGGAGACCCTGCAGAAGAACAAGGGCGAGCAGGTCAACCTCGTTGCCCTGTCCGTGGACGAAAGCAAAGGGGCGCTGGAGCGCTACATGGCAAAACACCCCATGGAAGTGCCCGTGTACTGGGGCAACCAGGACCTGGCCCGCAAGTTCAAGGTAGAGGCCATTCCCACCCTGGTCATCTTTGACAAGACAGGCAAACAGATCTTTTCACAGGCCGGCGTTTTCCCGGGTTCCATGCTCGGCGCCATGGTCGATAAATTGAATCAGTAG
- a CDS encoding homocysteine S-methyltransferase family protein gives MPDFRSILDDDRIYYFDGGYGTLLQSRGLPAGLSPELWGLKEPDVIRAVHRDYLEAGANILTTNTFGGSRPKLGLNADPFELNRAMTAIAREVAGDNAFVAASIGPTGHFVKPLGEMTFRELVDIFMEQIKGCVAGGADLILGETHFDLAEAKAVVIAARMVCDLPVAISMTFEGEASLTGTSPQTFVDTMQNMGVELIGTNCSAGPEQMRDTLRAWAPRLSTPTFAEANAGLPELDAEGNTAFRLQPEPFAEQAAQFADLGAKFIGGCCGTTPDHIRALRNKVGDAIWKRPQKTDNAQLVLTSRSVSVPVGFDHPGVIIGERINPTGKKQLTAELQESVFSEAHRFAAEQVELGAPVLDVNVGAPLVNEVELLPDLITSLLGRVTTPLSIDSNDPAAVEAGLWAYPGSPLVNSISGEPGKMEKLGPLCKLFGAPFILLPIVGNKLPVTAAERIKVIKGLLAQADALGIPRRLIMVDALALTVSSKPEAARHSMEVMRHCRDEWGLPTTIGLSNISFGLPARELLNSTFLALSMGAGLCSFISNPNSARIQESLHAAEVLLGRDPQAARYIDKFSGWVGGGGVQAATAQTQSSGAASMPPVQAAVVKGDKDNVVKLVEAELDGGMSAMNIVNDLLIPGILVVGDKYETKEYFLPQLLQSAETMQAAFQRLKPLLEEDGGAGSKPVVVMATVEGDIHDIGKNIVCLMLKNYGFEVVDLGKDVPADRIVDAAAEHDAAIIGLSALMTTTMVRMEDTVKLVAERNLRAKVIIGGAVVTEKFCNAIGADGWSTDAVAAVKLAQRLTQ, from the coding sequence GTGCCCGATTTCAGGTCAATACTCGACGACGACAGGATCTACTATTTCGATGGCGGTTACGGAACCCTGCTGCAGAGCAGGGGGTTGCCCGCCGGACTTTCGCCCGAGCTGTGGGGGCTCAAGGAGCCCGACGTCATCCGCGCCGTGCACCGGGATTATCTCGAGGCCGGTGCGAACATCCTGACCACGAACACCTTTGGCGGCTCCCGGCCCAAGCTCGGTTTGAACGCCGATCCCTTCGAGCTGAACCGGGCCATGACCGCCATCGCCCGCGAAGTGGCCGGGGACAACGCCTTCGTGGCCGCATCCATCGGACCTACCGGGCACTTCGTCAAACCGTTGGGCGAGATGACCTTCCGCGAGCTGGTGGACATTTTCATGGAGCAGATCAAGGGCTGCGTGGCAGGCGGAGCCGACCTGATTCTGGGAGAGACCCATTTCGATCTGGCCGAGGCCAAGGCCGTGGTCATCGCCGCACGCATGGTCTGCGATCTGCCCGTGGCCATCTCCATGACCTTCGAGGGGGAGGCTTCTCTGACCGGCACTTCGCCGCAGACCTTTGTGGACACCATGCAGAACATGGGTGTCGAGTTGATCGGCACCAACTGTTCGGCCGGGCCCGAGCAGATGCGCGACACGCTGCGCGCCTGGGCCCCGCGCCTGTCCACCCCGACCTTTGCCGAGGCCAACGCGGGCCTGCCCGAGCTGGACGCGGAAGGGAACACCGCCTTCCGCCTGCAGCCCGAGCCTTTTGCCGAGCAGGCCGCGCAGTTCGCGGACCTGGGCGCCAAGTTCATCGGCGGTTGCTGCGGGACCACGCCCGACCACATCCGCGCCCTGCGCAACAAGGTCGGCGACGCGATCTGGAAGCGCCCGCAAAAGACCGACAACGCCCAGCTGGTTCTGACCTCCCGCTCGGTGTCCGTGCCGGTCGGCTTCGACCATCCCGGCGTGATCATCGGCGAGCGTATCAACCCCACGGGCAAGAAGCAGCTGACCGCCGAACTCCAGGAGTCCGTCTTTTCCGAGGCGCACCGCTTCGCCGCCGAACAGGTGGAGCTGGGCGCTCCGGTGCTCGACGTCAACGTGGGCGCGCCCCTGGTCAACGAGGTCGAACTGTTGCCCGACCTGATCACCTCCCTGCTGGGCCGTGTGACCACGCCTCTGTCCATCGACTCCAACGACCCGGCGGCCGTGGAGGCCGGGCTGTGGGCCTATCCGGGCTCGCCGCTGGTCAACTCCATCTCCGGCGAACCGGGCAAAATGGAAAAGCTCGGTCCCCTGTGCAAACTTTTCGGCGCACCGTTCATCCTTCTGCCCATCGTGGGCAACAAGCTGCCCGTGACCGCTGCCGAGCGGATCAAGGTCATCAAGGGGCTTCTGGCCCAGGCCGACGCGCTCGGCATCCCGCGCCGTCTGATCATGGTCGACGCCCTGGCCCTGACCGTCTCGTCCAAGCCCGAGGCGGCCCGTCATTCCATGGAGGTCATGCGCCACTGCCGCGATGAATGGGGGCTGCCCACGACCATCGGCCTGTCCAACATCTCGTTCGGCCTTCCGGCGCGAGAGCTGCTCAACTCCACGTTCCTGGCCCTGTCCATGGGCGCGGGCCTGTGTTCGTTCATCTCCAATCCGAACTCCGCGCGCATCCAGGAGTCCCTGCATGCCGCCGAGGTGCTGCTGGGCCGTGATCCCCAGGCCGCGCGCTACATCGACAAGTTCTCCGGCTGGGTCGGCGGGGGAGGCGTACAGGCCGCGACCGCCCAGACCCAGTCGTCCGGGGCCGCATCCATGCCGCCGGTCCAGGCCGCCGTGGTCAAGGGCGACAAGGACAACGTGGTCAAGCTGGTCGAGGCCGAGCTGGACGGAGGCATGTCCGCCATGAACATCGTCAACGACCTGCTCATTCCCGGTATCCTCGTGGTCGGCGACAAGTACGAGACCAAGGAATACTTCCTGCCGCAACTGCTTCAGTCGGCCGAGACCATGCAGGCCGCCTTCCAGCGGCTCAAGCCGCTGCTCGAAGAGGATGGCGGGGCAGGGTCCAAGCCTGTGGTCGTCATGGCCACGGTGGAGGGCGACATCCACGACATCGGCAAGAACATCGTCTGCCTGATGCTCAAGAACTACGGCTTCGAGGTCGTGGATCTGGGCAAGGACGTGCCTGCCGACAGGATCGTGGACGCGGCCGCCGAACATGACGCGGCCATCATCGGCCTGTCTGCCCTCATGACCACCACCATGGTGCGCATGGAAGACACGGTCAAACTGGTGGCCGAACGCAATCTTCGCGCAAAAGTTATCATCGGCGGCGCCGTGGTCACCGAAAAATTCTGCAACGCCATCGGCGCGGATGGCTGGTCCACCGACGCCGTCGCCGCCGTCAAACTGGCGCAGCGGTTGACGCAGTAG
- a CDS encoding RNA polymerase factor sigma-32, whose translation MTSEKTTAVVEPEIVEDDFEETDFNEDDFEEEDFDADGFDEDDLDDDATDISPNAPAKADGLENKLPALNLAPSSKAVRVRDPLQLYLKEIARFPMLEPEEEYALAKRVQEDNDQDAAFKLVSSHLRLVVKIAMDFQRRWMQNGLDLIQEGNVGLLKAVTKFDPEKGIKFSYYAAFWIKAYILKYIMDNWRMVKIGTTQTQRKLFYNLNKERQRLQTLGFDPSTEALSERLGVSEAEIDEMDQRLSKNDMSLNTPLGEDSDATRMDFLPSLSPGVEESIANDQVVDLLLDNIREIRSSLNEKEVAILDRRLLSDDPVTLREIGEEFGVTRERVRQIEARLMAKIREHLTDKVKDFSRDWVLEHD comes from the coding sequence ATGACATCTGAAAAAACGACTGCGGTGGTCGAACCGGAAATCGTCGAGGACGACTTCGAGGAAACCGACTTCAACGAGGACGACTTCGAGGAAGAGGACTTCGACGCAGACGGCTTCGACGAGGACGACCTCGACGACGACGCCACCGATATCTCCCCCAATGCCCCGGCCAAGGCCGATGGGCTCGAGAACAAGCTTCCGGCGCTGAACCTCGCACCGTCCTCCAAGGCGGTCCGGGTCCGCGATCCGCTGCAGCTGTATCTCAAGGAAATCGCCCGGTTCCCCATGCTGGAACCGGAAGAGGAATACGCCCTGGCCAAACGGGTCCAGGAGGACAACGACCAGGACGCCGCCTTCAAGCTGGTGTCCTCCCATCTGCGCCTGGTAGTCAAGATCGCCATGGACTTCCAGCGCCGCTGGATGCAGAACGGCCTGGACCTCATCCAGGAGGGTAACGTCGGTCTGCTCAAGGCCGTGACCAAGTTCGACCCGGAAAAGGGAATCAAGTTCTCCTACTACGCGGCCTTCTGGATCAAGGCGTACATTCTGAAGTACATCATGGACAACTGGCGCATGGTCAAGATCGGGACCACCCAGACCCAGCGCAAGTTGTTCTACAACCTGAACAAAGAGCGCCAGCGCCTGCAGACCCTGGGGTTCGACCCCTCGACCGAAGCGCTGAGCGAGCGGCTCGGCGTGTCCGAGGCGGAGATCGACGAGATGGACCAGCGGCTGTCCAAGAACGACATGTCGCTGAACACCCCGCTGGGCGAGGATTCCGACGCCACCAGGATGGACTTCCTGCCGTCGCTCTCCCCTGGGGTGGAAGAATCCATCGCCAACGACCAGGTCGTCGATCTGCTCCTGGACAACATCAGGGAGATACGCTCCTCCCTGAACGAAAAGGAAGTGGCGATCCTCGACCGCAGGCTGCTCTCCGACGACCCCGTGACCCTGCGGGAGATCGGCGAGGAGTTCGGCGTCACCAGGGAACGCGTCCGCCAGATCGAGGCCCGGCTGATGGCCAAGATCCGCGAACACCTGACGGACAAGGTCAAGGATTTCTCCAGAGACTGGGTGCTGGAACACGATTAA
- a CDS encoding tetratricopeptide repeat protein produces the protein MKRFSRPDLHTALAALALFALLAVAGCAAGTRATTPLPAPPMSDTAELDYDYLVYQSLLHQLQKQAQEGPNSTLTSKEVNEIHARAVEALDRVLAQAPTPQLYVEKAGMFWNHPEGTSRSREALKEGLEKFPDNRLLTVYLANSYVADNRTDDAIAIMDGFLRRHPKDMEARERLGQMLMDAGQDAKALDVLKQIPEKERTADALYAMGRVQGNLGMRKAAIANLKKAVAMDPEFTEAMVELAYQYELAKDYVSAEQIYGSILDQSDSFPEARLRLINLNLKLNDPSKALDLALSGPPTKSFILDAVLMFINDGFFAQGSTVLDMLTTGNAVPAEYYFYKAVIADEGENDPAKALTYLEQVKDTDRLYPHALRFKAQLLAAQGKVDEALALAEKGKQRYPNASIFYILEAGLKKHQDDVQGAEDALKQGLGRLKNDPELTYELAMIYEVTNRRALGLAMMETMLRAHPDHANALNYVGYTLAEEGRELDRALVLVTKASKLDPENGYIIDSVAWVHFKRNELQKAWNYIGYAVDVVDKDPTIWEHYGDIAAAMGKTKEARKGYNYALKYHSPEAKAVREKLKKL, from the coding sequence ATGAAACGATTCTCTAGGCCTGACTTACATACCGCACTGGCTGCCCTGGCGCTTTTCGCGCTCCTGGCCGTCGCAGGCTGCGCTGCCGGAACCCGCGCGACCACCCCCCTGCCCGCGCCGCCCATGTCCGACACGGCGGAGCTCGATTACGACTATCTGGTCTACCAGAGTCTGTTGCACCAGTTGCAGAAGCAGGCTCAGGAAGGGCCGAACTCCACCCTGACCTCCAAGGAGGTCAACGAGATCCACGCCCGTGCCGTGGAAGCCCTGGACCGCGTGCTGGCCCAGGCCCCCACACCCCAGCTGTACGTCGAGAAGGCGGGCATGTTCTGGAACCACCCCGAAGGCACCAGCCGATCCCGCGAGGCCCTCAAGGAAGGGCTGGAGAAATTCCCGGACAACCGGCTGCTCACCGTCTACCTGGCCAACTCCTATGTGGCGGACAACCGGACGGACGACGCCATCGCCATCATGGACGGCTTCTTGCGGCGCCACCCCAAGGACATGGAGGCCCGCGAACGGTTGGGCCAGATGCTCATGGACGCAGGACAGGACGCCAAGGCCTTGGACGTGCTCAAGCAGATCCCCGAAAAAGAGCGCACTGCCGACGCCCTGTATGCCATGGGCAGGGTCCAGGGGAACCTGGGCATGCGCAAGGCGGCCATCGCCAACCTCAAGAAGGCCGTGGCCATGGACCCGGAATTCACCGAGGCCATGGTCGAACTGGCCTACCAGTATGAGCTGGCCAAGGACTACGTTTCTGCCGAGCAGATCTACGGCTCCATTCTGGATCAGAGCGACTCCTTCCCCGAGGCCCGGCTGCGGCTGATCAACCTGAACCTCAAGCTGAACGATCCGTCCAAGGCGCTGGATCTGGCCCTGAGCGGGCCGCCCACCAAGTCCTTCATCCTGGACGCGGTGCTCATGTTCATCAACGACGGGTTCTTCGCACAGGGGTCCACGGTGCTGGACATGCTGACCACCGGCAACGCCGTACCCGCGGAATACTATTTCTATAAGGCGGTCATCGCCGACGAGGGCGAAAATGACCCGGCCAAGGCCCTGACCTACCTCGAACAGGTCAAGGACACCGACCGGCTCTATCCCCACGCCCTGCGCTTCAAGGCCCAACTGCTGGCCGCACAGGGCAAGGTGGACGAAGCCCTGGCCCTGGCCGAAAAGGGCAAGCAGCGCTATCCTAACGCCTCCATCTTCTACATTCTGGAAGCCGGGCTCAAGAAGCACCAGGACGACGTGCAAGGGGCCGAAGACGCCCTCAAGCAGGGTCTGGGCCGCCTCAAGAACGATCCCGAGCTGACCTATGAGCTGGCCATGATCTACGAGGTCACCAACCGCCGGGCCCTGGGCCTGGCCATGATGGAGACCATGCTCCGCGCCCACCCCGACCATGCCAACGCGCTGAACTACGTGGGCTACACCCTGGCCGAGGAAGGACGCGAACTGGACCGTGCCCTGGTCCTGGTGACCAAGGCCTCCAAGCTCGACCCGGAGAACGGCTACATCATCGACTCCGTGGCCTGGGTCCACTTCAAGAGGAATGAGCTGCAGAAGGCGTGGAACTACATCGGCTACGCCGTGGACGTGGTCGACAAGGACCCGACCATCTGGGAACATTACGGTGACATCGCCGCGGCCATGGGCAAGACCAAGGAAGCGCGCAAGGGTTACAACTACGCGCTCAAGTACCACTCGCCCGAAGCCAAGGCCGTCAGGGAGAAGCTGAAGAAATTATGA